The Drosophila santomea strain STO CAGO 1482 unplaced genomic scaffold, Prin_Dsan_1.1 Segkk85_quiver_pilon_scaf, whole genome shotgun sequence genome includes a region encoding these proteins:
- the LOC122756651 gene encoding uncharacterized protein LOC122756651, producing MSLSIDRYYRSAPIPISTTRGSGVAAQWSYTHSMNAPACSGVAGPGPQAPCRHACGSTNECPSILRGGCPWTPSALEASLWQQVPSSFQRLWQPACLAPRRTWLLRMISHLSFDVSCVVPTILPCPNQQVDSLFVYVFWGV from the exons ATGTcactatcgatcgaccgctattatcgtagTGCCCCCATCCCGATTTCCACCACACGTGGTTCTGGTgttgcagctcaatggag CTACACCCACTCGATGAATGCCCCTGCATGCTCCGGGGTTGCTGGCCCTGGACCCCAAGCGCCCTGTAGGCACGCCTGTGGATCCACCAATGAATGCCCCTCCATTCTCAGGGGTGGCTGCCCTTGGACCCCAAGCGCCCTGGAGGCCAGCTTGTGGCAGCAGGTGCCCTCCTCGTTTCAGCGCCTGTGGCagcccgcgtgcctggccccgcgACGAACTTGGCTGTTGCGGATGATTTCGCACCTTTCTTTTGATGTGAGCTGTGTTGTGCCCACCATCCTCCCCTGTCCCAATCAACAAGTTGATTCTCTCTTTGTATACGTTTTTTGGGGTGTATAA
- the LOC122756652 gene encoding uncharacterized protein LOC122756652, producing MNTGDCSPAPPTSPDAGEIQCGNSAGTVIPVVESVGVIKLPPFWKQNARLWFVQIEAQFQCSRISSDNTRYYHLISALDADIMTEVSDVLVQPSEVNKYEHLKEIIIKRFTESPDRQLQRALLELDLGDKKPSQLLRQMTTLADGRASADALRVRWLSQLPQHVQRSLKLLRSATLEAQAALADDLMEEESGSFVMAAGPSSAQFRGNTREYPPAAGTSVVDDLKRDIAAIKASLTHLQNMQPSSHSCPADRNEQQLRSPRVCFYHAKFGPNARKCSSPCAWVPQQGN from the coding sequence atgaatacCGGAGATTGTTCGCCTGCACCGCCAACTTCGCCTGACGCTGGTGAAATTCAATGCGGCAACAGCGCAGGCACCGTTATTCCTGTCGTCGAGTCGGTTGGCGTCATCAAGCTACCGCCTTTTTGGAAGCAAAATGCGCGGTTATGGTTTGTGCAGATTGAAGCGCAATTTCAATGCAGCCGCATTTCTTCAGATAACACGCGCTACTACCATTTAATCAGTGCTTTGGATGCTGATATAATGACTGAAGTATCTGATGTTCTGGTGCAACCCTCGGAAGTCAACAAATACGAGCACCTGAAGGAGATTATCATCAAGCGCTTTACGGAATCACCGGACAGACAGTTGCAGCGCGCTTTGCTGGAGCTTGACCTTGGGGACAAGAAGCCCTCGCAGCTCCTTCGGCAAATGACAACTCTTGCTGACGGTCGCGCGTCTGCAGACGCCTTGCGAGTCCGCTGGCTCTCTCAGCTACCGCAGCACGTACAACGGAGTTTGAAGCTCCTACGCTCAGCAACTTTGGAAGCGCAAGCTGCACTCGCTGACGATCTCATGGAAGAGGAATCGGGTTCTTTTGTCATGGCTGCTGGGCCCTCCTCGGCACAATTCAGAGGCAACACCCGCGAATACCCGCCAGCAGCTGGCACAAGTGTCGTGGACGACTTGAAACGCGACATCGCTGCCATCAAGGCCTCTTTAACTCATCTCCAGAACATGCAGCCCTCCAGCCATTCTTGCCCAGCCGATCGCAACGAGCAGCAACTCCGATCACCACGTGTCTGCTTTTATCATGCCAAATTCGGACCAAATGCACGAAAATGCTCCTCGCCCTGTGCCTGGGTGCCACAGCAGGGAAACTAA